The following DNA comes from Arcobacter cloacae.
CACCTCTATTTGCAATAAGAACTTTTTTTATTTTTGCCATCTACTTTTCCTTTTTATGAATTTAGAAATTATTTGGAAATTGTAGAACTTTTTTTTAATTAAATCTTCTTAATTATTGTGAAATTTATTGTTCATTAGTGCTAAAATTTATCTCTCTTCACTTCTCCAAATATCATAAAGAGCTTCAGCTTTTTTTATCTCTTCAGGAGTTGCTCTTTTTCTACAAGACAAATACCCTTTTGTTCCATCACAACTCTCAAAGGGATATACTGTTGCAAATACCCAGTAATATCCTCCACTTTTTGTAGCATTTTTTACATATCCTGTCCATGTCTCACCTTTTTGTACTGTATCCCAAAGAGACTTAAATGCTTTTTTTGGCATATCTTTATGTCTTACCATACTATGTGGTTGTCCTAGCAATTCATCCAATGTATATTCTGCTACTTTACAAAAATCCTCATTTGCAAATCTTATTATTCCTTTTACATCTGTTTCACTAACTAAAAATGTATTTTTATCTAATACTGTTTCTTTATTCATAGACATCTTTTTATCCTTTTAGTTAAATTTTTTTGTTTTTGCATCTGTTAGTAATTCATGGGCTAATTGTGACACTTCTTGTGCAATTACTTTTATTTGGTTTGATTCATTTGCATTTTCTTGTGTTACTCTATCTAGCATATTAACAGCATCATTAATTTGTTCAATTCCTGTCATTTGTTCTTTTGAAGCTTTTGAAACATCTTCTATTATATGAATTGTTTCAGAGATATTTTTATTTAATTCTTTATATCCTTCTATCATATCAGATGAAACATTTTTTCCATCATTAGCCTTTGAAGTTGCTTCAAATACAAGATTTTTAATTTCACGAGCAGCATCAGCACTTCTATTAGCTAAGTTTCGCACTTCAGCAGCAACAACCGCAAAACCACGACCAGCTTCACCAGCAGTTGCTGCTTCAACAGCTGCATTTAAAGAAAGAATATTAGTTTGGAATGCAATTTGATCAATAACAGTAATAGCTTCATTAATTGCATTAACTTTTTCATTGATTTCATCC
Coding sequences within:
- a CDS encoding PAS domain-containing protein, translated to MSMNKETVLDKNTFLVSETDVKGIIRFANEDFCKVAEYTLDELLGQPHSMVRHKDMPKKAFKSLWDTVQKGETWTGYVKNATKSGGYYWVFATVYPFESCDGTKGYLSCRKRATPEEIKKAEALYDIWRSEER